In the Phaeobacter gallaeciensis genome, one interval contains:
- a CDS encoding fatty acid desaturase codes for MTDTTDLHSTPRGATPARDWVKTLAGYRDPNQLRSAFELGATVIPFVILWALAWWSLSVSYWLAFGISLFNAAFLLRLFAIQHDCGHGAFFPNRTFSDWIGRVMGVVTLTPYDVWRRTHSVHHSATGNLDKRGMGDVHTLTVAEYRALGPFQRLVYRLYRNPLVLFGLGPSYLFLLQNRVPLGLMDSAKYWVSAMLTNLAIAAALLTIWYFGGWQPLLLIFLPTTLLAATIGVWLFYVQHQFEHTNWDSNEDWQLHDSALHGSSYYQLPAVLQWFSANIGIHHVHHLYSRIPFYRLTEVLRDHQELAESNRMTIRESLANARLHLWDEDSRRLLSFAQARPLLAAA; via the coding sequence ATGACCGACACGACCGACCTACACAGCACCCCTCGGGGTGCAACTCCTGCACGCGACTGGGTGAAAACCCTTGCCGGCTACCGGGATCCCAACCAGCTGCGCAGCGCCTTTGAACTGGGTGCAACCGTCATTCCCTTCGTGATTCTCTGGGCGCTGGCCTGGTGGAGCCTGTCGGTCAGCTACTGGCTGGCCTTCGGCATTTCTCTTTTCAACGCCGCCTTCCTGCTGCGGCTCTTCGCCATTCAGCACGACTGCGGCCATGGCGCCTTCTTCCCCAACCGGACCTTCAGCGACTGGATCGGGCGCGTCATGGGGGTTGTCACACTGACGCCCTATGATGTCTGGCGCCGCACCCATTCGGTGCACCACAGCGCCACCGGCAACCTCGACAAACGCGGCATGGGCGACGTCCACACGCTGACCGTTGCCGAATACCGCGCGCTTGGTCCGTTTCAGCGCCTTGTCTACCGGCTTTATCGCAATCCACTTGTGCTTTTTGGCCTTGGCCCCAGCTATCTGTTCCTGCTGCAAAACCGGGTGCCGTTGGGACTGATGGACAGTGCGAAATACTGGGTCAGCGCCATGCTCACCAATCTGGCCATTGCGGCGGCGCTGCTGACGATCTGGTATTTCGGCGGCTGGCAACCGTTGCTGCTGATCTTCCTGCCGACCACCCTGCTGGCGGCCACCATCGGCGTCTGGCTGTTCTACGTGCAGCACCAGTTCGAACATACCAACTGGGACAGCAACGAAGACTGGCAGCTGCATGACTCCGCCCTGCACGGCAGTTCCTACTACCAGCTGCCCGCCGTGCTACAGTGGTTCAGCGCCAATATCGGCATCCACCACGTGCATCACCTTTACAGCCGTATCCCGTTCTACCGGCTGACCGAAGTGCTGCGCGACCATCAGGAACTGGCCGAAAGCAACCGCATGACCATCCGCGAAAGCCTGGCCAATGCGCGGCTGCACCTCTGGGACGAAGACAGCCGCCGGCTGTTGTCCTTTGCCCAGGCCCGCCCGCTGCTGGCGGCGGCCTGA
- a CDS encoding DMT family transporter, translating to MGSFRWMGLGAVILAVMLWGTTGTVQALLPAGRDPLAVGALRLLFGAGALCILALMQPKNRLALRHLPLPGVLFAGVAIGSYNLLFFYAVALAGVGIGTAVAIGSAPIWATLWERFAQGRRPGPLRLMGQGMSVLGVGLLGYAGAGEGGALSGVILALLSGGCYAAYSLATSRMGGTLPSTVIAASTFTVAALVTAPVLFMVPLDWLAGPSAWTGLVFLGVGATALSYALYTWGLTRVTASTAVTLALAEPVTAWFLATIVVGEAVTPGGLTGVVMILTGLLVVTLFRDRAPGR from the coding sequence ATGGGGTCTTTCAGATGGATGGGGCTGGGGGCGGTGATCCTGGCAGTGATGCTCTGGGGTACCACCGGGACAGTGCAGGCCCTGTTGCCTGCGGGCCGTGATCCGCTTGCTGTGGGGGCGCTGCGCCTGCTGTTCGGCGCCGGTGCCCTGTGCATACTGGCACTGATGCAACCCAAGAACCGACTGGCCCTGCGGCATCTGCCGCTGCCGGGTGTCCTGTTCGCCGGTGTGGCGATCGGCAGCTACAACCTGCTGTTCTTCTACGCGGTCGCGCTGGCCGGGGTCGGGATCGGTACCGCGGTCGCCATCGGCAGTGCGCCGATCTGGGCCACGCTGTGGGAGCGGTTTGCGCAGGGGCGCAGGCCCGGTCCTCTGCGGCTCATGGGGCAGGGGATGTCGGTTCTGGGCGTTGGTCTTCTGGGCTATGCGGGCGCAGGCGAGGGCGGCGCACTGTCGGGGGTTATCCTGGCGCTGCTCTCGGGTGGCTGCTATGCGGCCTATTCGCTGGCCACTAGTCGCATGGGCGGCACGCTGCCTTCGACCGTAATCGCGGCTTCGACCTTTACCGTTGCGGCGCTGGTAACTGCGCCGGTTCTGTTCATGGTGCCGCTCGATTGGCTGGCGGGGCCCTCCGCCTGGACCGGGTTGGTATTCCTTGGCGTTGGGGCCACGGCGCTGTCCTATGCGCTTTATACCTGGGGGTTGACCCGGGTCACCGCATCCACCGCCGTTACTCTGGCGCTGGCCGAGCCGGTCACCGCATGGTTCCTCGCCACCATAGTGGTGGGAGAGGCGGTAACGCCGGGCGGTCTGACCGGCGTGGTGATGATCCTTACGGGCCTGCTGGTGGTGACCCTGTTTCGCGACCGGGCGCCGGGGCGGTAG
- a CDS encoding TRAP transporter small permease subunit: MPSLDVTLPHWAYWVGLIVFPLVAMVLARRPRTGPSKYTNALGYFILVTGGMLGLHRFYLRSLMGLAFIPVFILILISNSNGQEARSVLSDASNVVRQAERTLERETGRIEAAEADLPKMRADLAEAEEGTFAKRRAEKNIARAEQRLSDGRERIAQATEDLKTATPALEVAGDNLAFWNKVGAYALYVLLAAMLVDAVLMPGLVRRANQNLPEKEPESEAERALRALEESERVEDSSHVSTGRTGWIDRTSLMAGEFVSYWAVIAVFVYYFEVISRYVFGSPTNWAHEAMYLMFGMQYLIAGSYAMLTEAHVRVDIFYAPLSRPKRAWADLFTSIFFFIFAFTLLFTGYKFALDANAVATGNGVISEWARGNIGFGEMLGSMSLAQWTDPNIRWGEISFNEWEIPLWPMKWVMVIGGLLLVLQGISKLAQDVRAIVKGA; this comes from the coding sequence ATGCCCAGCCTCGATGTCACCTTGCCCCATTGGGCCTATTGGGTGGGACTGATCGTCTTTCCGCTGGTGGCCATGGTTCTGGCCAGGCGGCCACGGACCGGCCCCAGCAAATATACCAACGCGCTTGGCTATTTCATTCTCGTGACCGGCGGCATGCTGGGGCTGCACCGGTTCTATCTGCGCAGCCTGATGGGCCTGGCCTTCATCCCGGTCTTCATTCTGATCCTGATCTCAAACTCCAACGGCCAGGAAGCCCGCAGCGTGCTGTCGGATGCCTCCAACGTGGTGCGTCAGGCGGAACGGACGCTGGAGCGCGAAACTGGCCGGATCGAAGCCGCCGAGGCGGACCTGCCCAAGATGCGCGCGGATCTGGCCGAGGCCGAAGAAGGCACCTTTGCCAAACGCCGCGCCGAAAAGAACATCGCCCGCGCCGAACAGCGGCTGAGTGACGGGCGCGAAAGGATCGCGCAGGCAACCGAGGATCTGAAAACCGCCACCCCCGCGCTGGAAGTGGCAGGCGACAATCTGGCCTTCTGGAACAAGGTGGGCGCCTATGCGCTTTATGTGCTGCTGGCGGCGATGCTGGTCGATGCAGTGCTGATGCCGGGTCTGGTGCGCCGCGCCAATCAGAACCTGCCCGAGAAGGAACCCGAAAGCGAAGCGGAAAGGGCCCTGCGGGCGCTGGAAGAATCTGAGCGGGTCGAGGATTCCAGCCATGTGTCGACGGGCCGGACCGGCTGGATCGACCGGACATCCCTGATGGCGGGTGAATTCGTCAGCTATTGGGCGGTAATCGCGGTCTTCGTCTATTACTTCGAAGTGATCAGCCGCTATGTCTTCGGCTCGCCCACCAACTGGGCACACGAGGCGATGTATCTGATGTTCGGCATGCAGTACCTGATTGCCGGCTCTTATGCGATGCTGACCGAGGCGCATGTACGCGTCGACATCTTCTATGCGCCACTCAGCCGTCCGAAACGGGCCTGGGCGGATCTGTTTACCTCGATCTTCTTCTTCATCTTCGCCTTCACCCTGCTCTTCACCGGCTACAAGTTCGCGCTGGACGCAAACGCGGTGGCGACCGGCAACGGGGTCATCTCGGAATGGGCGCGCGGCAATATCGGATTTGGTGAAATGCTGGGCAGCATGAGCCTGGCGCAATGGACCGATCCGAATATCCGCTGGGGCGAAATCAGCTTCAATGAATGGGAAATCCCGCTGTGGCCGATGAAATGGGTCATGGTGATCGGCGGCCTGCTTTTGGTTCTGCAGGGCATTTCCAAGCTTGCGCAGGACGTGCGCGCAATCGTGAAGGGGGCCTAA
- a CDS encoding TRAP transporter large permease — MGLEIGIEWLTLIMFGSLLALLLAGLPLAFVTGGLACVFLYVLGDERALNIVPSRIFPLMTNYQLSAIPLFIFMASMLERAGIINDMFDVIYKVLGGVKGGLAAATIIASTVLAAMVGVIGAAVVTMGIIALPAMLKRGYDPKIAMGSIMAGGTLGILIPPSILAIIYAVVAEQSVGELFIGAVFPGLMLSGTYVLYVILRSTINPKLGPPIPVEERVSFAEKMRLMGNMSAPIALIVIVLGVIFTGVATPVEAAGIGTFGAFIVAAIHRKLDWQTVREASIGTLKASAMVIWIMFGATIFVGLYVLEGGQQFVQSALEATGFGPWGILIIMMIVLVVLGMFLDWVGILLLCVPIFVPIIKAMGPEPFGLTSEADLVLWFGVLYLVNMQMSFLSPPFGYALFYLRGVAPAEIPMTDIFKSALPFLGLQILGLILCMVFPEIITWLPRLVYG, encoded by the coding sequence ATGGGTCTGGAAATCGGAATTGAGTGGCTGACACTCATCATGTTCGGCTCGCTGCTGGCGCTTTTGCTGGCGGGGCTGCCGCTGGCCTTTGTCACCGGCGGTCTGGCCTGCGTGTTTCTCTATGTGCTTGGCGATGAGAGGGCACTGAATATCGTGCCCAGCCGGATCTTCCCGCTGATGACCAATTATCAGCTCTCGGCGATCCCACTCTTTATCTTCATGGCCTCTATGCTGGAACGGGCCGGGATCATCAACGACATGTTCGATGTGATCTACAAGGTGCTGGGCGGCGTCAAAGGCGGCCTTGCCGCCGCGACTATCATCGCCTCAACCGTTCTGGCGGCCATGGTGGGCGTCATCGGCGCTGCGGTGGTGACCATGGGCATCATCGCGCTGCCCGCGATGCTGAAACGCGGCTATGATCCGAAGATCGCGATGGGGTCGATCATGGCGGGCGGCACGCTCGGCATCCTGATCCCACCGTCGATCCTGGCGATCATCTATGCCGTGGTGGCCGAGCAATCGGTGGGCGAACTGTTCATCGGCGCGGTGTTTCCGGGGCTGATGCTGTCGGGCACCTATGTGCTCTATGTTATCCTGCGCTCTACGATCAATCCCAAGCTTGGCCCGCCGATCCCGGTGGAAGAACGCGTCAGCTTTGCAGAGAAGATGCGCCTGATGGGCAATATGTCGGCGCCGATCGCTCTGATCGTCATCGTTCTGGGGGTGATCTTTACCGGTGTTGCTACCCCGGTTGAGGCGGCCGGCATCGGCACCTTCGGTGCCTTCATAGTCGCCGCCATCCACCGCAAGCTGGACTGGCAGACCGTGCGCGAAGCCTCGATCGGCACACTCAAGGCCAGCGCCATGGTGATCTGGATCATGTTCGGCGCCACCATCTTTGTCGGTCTCTACGTCCTCGAAGGCGGCCAGCAGTTCGTGCAATCGGCGCTGGAGGCAACCGGCTTTGGTCCCTGGGGTATCCTGATCATCATGATGATCGTCCTGGTGGTCCTTGGCATGTTCCTTGACTGGGTGGGTATCCTGCTGCTCTGCGTGCCGATCTTTGTGCCGATCATCAAGGCGATGGGGCCTGAACCCTTTGGCCTCACCTCTGAGGCGGATCTGGTGCTGTGGTTCGGGGTGCTCTACCTCGTCAACATGCAGATGAGCTTCCTGTCGCCGCCCTTTGGCTATGCGCTGTTCTACCTGCGCGGCGTGGCTCCGGCAGAAATCCCGATGACGGATATTTTCAAATCGGCGCTGCCTTTCCTTGGCCTGCAGATCCTCGGCCTGATCCTCTGCATGGTCTTCCCCGAGATCATCACATGGCTTCCGCGCCTGGTTTACGGCTAA